The Primulina eburnea isolate SZY01 chromosome 12, ASM2296580v1, whole genome shotgun sequence genome includes the window ATTATATGATGAAAATTTATAATATCGATACATATAATAAAACATTCAAACATTTCAACTCGATTTAATCAGAACTCGAAAACTTGGACCTAATAATTTTTTAGTAGATATCTTGTGAgaaggtctcacgaatctttaagACCAGTCAACTCTatagatattcacaataaaaagtaatatttttagcataaaaaataatattttttcatagataatccaaataaaagacctgtctcacaaaatatgaccaaTAAAACCGTCTATCATAAATTTTTTGTCATAactttttggatcaaaatgacGTGTCAGATTCATTTTTGACATCTTagtataaataatttattagaaACATTCGGACTATCACGTAAAGTATACTAggaaacaatatttatttagtGTAGCTCCGTGGGGAGAAGCAGCCTCCAGTTGGCAGTATCTAACGAATCCCAACCGATCATAAATCTAATCAACGGTCCTAATTTGACGGTAATGCAAACCATGGAACCAATTTGCTGATTTGATGGGACTAACTAACCAATCAAATGATTtcttttatataaataaaataaattaaaattcgtTGGACTTGGATTCCATTTATTAAGAGAATTAACGAATAACCAATTATAGCGCAAAacgatattttttttatagaaaattTACGACACACGATTAAGCTGTTAATTCTCCCCTCTCGTTTTCTCTCAAAGTACGCTCGATCTCTGCAAGCTTGTGTTGAATTTCgggtttttttatttatttatttattggatTATTTACTGGGCACTGATAAATAGTGGCGGGGAAAAGAGAGGAGGAAGAAGGCCTGGCTTTGGTGATATCTGAAGAGGAGGTGATTGGTTTGCTATCGGGAGCAGGAGAAGAAGGTGGTGGTGAGGTGGTGCTGGAAATGGGTGGCCAAGGCGGAGACGACAGCGTTGGGAGCTCCGCCGCTGCGGGAAAAGTCTATTCTGATGATCATTTGGCTGTCGAAATTCCAGACACCGCCCATCAAATTAGCCATggtcttttttttttccctttcttttgcTCGTATCATCGgacctttttatttatttatttaatttattatttagatCCAGTATTTTATAGGAAACGTTGATTGCCGAAGGGGTTTTCATTCGCTCAGTATATTTCTGGTTAAAACTCATGTTTTCGGAAATAAAAGATTTAGTGACTTGCTGGGTTCGACTTGAGTCGTTTTGGATATTTTTATTTGTGCTTTTAGCTTTGCATGTGTACGTATTCCATTCTGAGGATGTTGTGTTTTCAAACTTTTTCAATCGGGAAAACTTGATCACATTTTGAGATTTAATTTGTCTAGCCTTATGTTAATAAAGCCAAATTTTCTTTCTAATACTGGAAAATTTGTTGGcataaaatgttttattttaaacctTTTACATGTGCCACGtatgatttataattttaagCTGTATCTTATAGCTATTTTAGGATATCCTGAATGAACTTTATATAGCCTAATTAATGatactcattttttttttttcaaaaaacggAAATATGAATGATACTTGACTTTATTATATTATgtaatttcatatatatatatatatatatatatatatatatatatatatatatatatatatatatatatatatatatatatgtctctAAAACAAAAGTCTGAAGCtcgaaaaaatattttgggtTCGGGTTTGGCTAGAAGTAGAATTTGAATTCGAACTCTATACTTTTAGTTTGAAATATATTAATAAACCATTAATAATTGTCGTGATTTGAGCGCAAATCCATGGAACAAAACATTTTGGGCTTAAATTAGATTCAAATACTATAAAGATTCAGTGTACATTTAGTGGAACTGTTCATCCCTCAAACATCAATGTGATGATTTTAGCTTTGAACTGATGGCATGTGATGTGTTTTATTTTACTCTACTTTGAACAATCTTGGCTTACTCTTGTTATGTTATTGTAGATTCATGGTTTCAagtgggatttgttctcactaCTGGGATCAACAGTGCCTATGTGCTGGGGTACTCTGGCACTGTCATGGTTCCGTTGGGTTGGATAGGAGGCGTGGTAGGACTTATCCTTGCAACAGCAATATCTTTGTACGCAAATGCTCTTGTTGCCGAGCTTCATGAGTTCGGAGGAAAGAGGCATATCAGATACAGAGACCTTGCAGGATTTATATATGGTAAGAGTAAAAATGAATAATGACATGAAAACAAGTATTCCGGTCCCTTTTCTTTCAGAGTGGAACATTCTAAGCTTTATTTTTATAGGTAGAAAGGCATATTCTCTGACATGGGCACTGCAGTATGTGAATCTCTTCATGATCAACGTTGGATTTATAATTTTAGCCGGTCAGGCTTTTAAGGTACTTTACTATTTATGTTGTTTCAAAGTCCCATGTTTGAGTTTGGAGGATAGTCTTCTCAATTCCTCTTATTTAACTTTTGTCAATGTATTTATACTTGTGGAATTCTAACATGATGTCAGAGAAGAGAATAAGGTTCGAATTCAACTTTCCTttgatatattaaataattgattGCTGCTGCAAATATCTGAATGTTTCAATACCTTCAAAATCTTGAAGCATGATACCTATCTATGCCATGAACTGTTGAGAAACTGGGATTTTCTTATAAAGACCTCGAGGCTTTAGTTGATTTTCTTTATTCTTATGGTTCACAGGCTTTCTATGTTCTTTTTCATGGTGACAACTCCATGAAACTTCCATATGCCATTGCCATAGCGGGGCTGGCCTGTGCTCTCTTTGCCATGGCCATACCCCACTTGTCAGCACTGCGTATATGGCTGGCATTTTCAACGTTCTTTAGTCTGGTGTACATCATCATAGGATTTGCACTGGCACTGAAAGATGGTATactatcttcattttcttgtttatatttTGCAAGTCAAGATGTACCAAAATCCAGTTTCTGGGAGcagaatatattttaatttgtgACGAGGAAACCATTTATTTGCAATAGGCACTGAAGCTCCTCCCAGGGATTACGAAATTCCAGGATCAGTCACGGACAAGATTTTTACTACCATTGGTGCTTCTGCAAATCTTGTTTTTGCCTTCAATACTGGAATGCTTCCAGAAATACAGGTAAGACAGAAAATTAACGAGGAACTTTCCATATGAATAGCATGTATAATGAACAGTAGGGTCTTTTAGGAGACTTTACATGCGACTTTCTGGCTCCTGAATTGCTCTCACAAAATCATTTTAGAGATTATAGATTCGGTTTTTGATAAACTCTGGTGTTTATTCATCTTTTTGACAGGCAACAGTTAGAAAACCAGTTGTTGAGAACATGATGAAGGCTCTGTATTTTCAGTTCACACTTGGGGTTGTGCCAATGTTTGCAGTAACCTTTATGGGATACTGGGCTTATGGTTCGAAGACATCAGCCTACTTGCTCAACAATGTTAATGGTCCAACTTGGATCAAGGCTTTTGCTAATATTTCGGCTTTCTTGCAGACAATCATTGCCTTACATGTATTCATCATCATCTCTTTTCTACTTTTATCTCGACTGACCCAATTTtcatttcatgaaaatattttaaggtaACTTAGATCAAAACTCCCTCAAATGAAACCCGGTTACCACAGCACCCTTGAATTGCCTTTCTATAACCTTACGTTTACACCTTTCAATGCAAAATATACCCCTTTAAGGTTACAATTGTGAAGCTTTATAAAAGACAACAGGCTTATGTTACGGTCTGGGGCATCACTAGATCTGTATTATAACTTGAAGAAAGAGATCTAATCTATACTACACCGAGAGAAGTATGCTTTGTGTAGCATATGGTATTATACGTATATGTCCCATGTGTGTTTAAAGTTTTTGATTGATGTGTTCAACAGTTTGTTAAAAACTGAGTGTGGGTGCGAATTCCGGTTCAATATAAGACCACAATCAAGAACTTCTACTGCAGTTTATCGAAATCTTTAGGATTTATGTATATTGACTCCAGAATCATCATTTTTTGCTCGCAGATTTTCGCGAGTCCGATGTATGAATACTTGGACACAAAATATGGGATAAAAGGAAGTGCGCTTTCTTTACGCAACTTGTCTTTCAGGATCTTAGTTAGGGGCGGTTATCTAGGGATGACCTCCTTCGTTGCAGCCTTGCTACCATTCTTGGGTGATTTCATGAGTCTTACAGGAGCTATTAGCACATTCCCTCTCACATTTATTCTTGCAAACCACATGTATCTTGTTGCCAAGAAGAATAAGCTTACATCCTTGCAGAAGTCTTGGCATTGGCTAAATGTCCTGGTTTTCGGATGCATGTCTGTTGCAGCAGCAATTTCGGCAGTGAGGCTTATTGCTGTGGATTCTAGTACTTATCATGTTTTTGCAGATTTATGATTATTTCTCTTTTCAATTGATTGAAGAGTTGTACCATTAAAAATACATTGTTTTTGTTTGATTTTTAGTCGTTTTCCTACATAATTCTACGCCTATGGATTTTAAACGCCAACCTACCACAAACTCTTGAAAGCTCTATCGCGGATGTCCCAAGAAATCGGGAGAATAATACTTTTGGCTTCGTAACTTGCATATTtcctattttttttatcatcatACTCTCGGTACACTAGcttgcatattttttttccaattttaattattttctacCTAAATGTTGATATTATGTCGATTATTACTGACATAAATGATGTCATACAATGGAAAAAACCTATAATTGAAATGAAAGTTATTGGACGAAaatcttgaattaatttataacaTTACTGTAAATGAAAAATGTGTAAATTACGAAGTCAAAATGGTCGCCGGAGAAATTGCTCTAAATCTTAATTAATTTGAAGATAAATATGTTATAATTGAATTTCAAACTCAAGTATTCATCTCCCGTATGAGACATTTACACAAATAGGTCATCGGcttgaaaaattaatttaataatggGAAAAGAGCTGTCAAAATAGGATATGTCCATCACGTTAGTCTGTCTTGTCATATGAAATAGACTGGTTGGATTGATGAAACATCAACCTATTTGGAGGCGGACCAACCAGGTTGAACCCGCTTGAGTTGCAGGTTGAGACGGACTGACCCTCGTATTAGAATTTTATttgtttagttaatttattaatttatatcaGAATATATTTTCTATGAACAACAAAGTAACGAAACAAACAAATCAGAACTCTTTATTTTTCCTGTGAAAAATATCAaatgttttttaaataattgaagaagatggtgagaataaATTGATAAACAAATAAAAGTATTTAATGATTGATTGACATTGATGTAAtaatcatatatttatttagttttttcaAACGGTGTTATATGAACTCacaattttttgttttaattctATTAAATATTGTGTTgcactatttaataaaaaaattgtagtTTTTCAGCAGTGATACTCTGATCTGTCGATCATTTGTTTTTTTCTGATTTGTTTCATGTTTCATTCGATTTTAAGGTTGAGAAGGATTCATTTCTGTTACTGAGTTGTTTATGTAAATTTGAAATCTCGCCGCGATTGTCTTCTATTGTATTTTTGCAGAATTTCGATCACTTCTTTCTCGCGATTCGGATCTGAGGCCATGGCAAGAGTAGTAAGAGTTAGAGATAGGACAagatttcaaaaattccaaagaACCAGTCTCAGCCCGCTCAAAAACCTTCTGAAACCGAACCCAAAATCTGTATGTGTGTGTGCATGAGACTCGTGTATTTCTAGGACTTCTAGCCAACCTGGGACACCTCCTGCCGAGTCACCACCGAGCCCAGCCGACCCTAACTAACCCTGGACCATGACCAGACCCAGCCCAGACCAGTCCAGGCCCTTGAAACCCCCCACGCGAGCCATCTGAATCAGGATACACAAGTTTTTCTCATTTAACATAACTGCTAAATCTGACGTTCGGACAAAACCAACAAAATTTTATTATCGTCTAGATAAACGTAATGATTATATGGAGATAATTTTTCATTTCGCTTTTCATTTTATACCACGTATCAATTTAGACTCTACTTTCGAATTGGTTCTCTATTTTTCGTTTATTTCTCAGATTTGGTCTTTTACATTCACTCTAGTTAAAATGTTGAGATTCTGTCTATTTtaattccaaaaataaaatatttggccttttttttttttcctttccaATTACTATAAGGCCCCGTTTGATTTGAGGGATAAAGTAGGTTTATATTATTTAACCTACTTTATCCCTCGTTTGGTacgcgtgattatttaaccCACTTTATCCCTcttatgaatgattaggttatattaggtaggttaaaataatacctcgtcacccctaggattatttatcctactcttaattcatcatatttttccaattttactcttctcctaaattcaaactcaccaccacatcccacctaaattcaaactcaccaccacttcccgccgcCAGCCGCCCCCGCCGGCCTCCGACCGCTGCCGGCCGAGCACCGACCGCCGACCGCCGCCGGTCGAGCACCGACCGACCGTCGGCGCCGACCATTTCCGGCGCCGGCCGAAATTTCCGGCCGGCCGTTTTTGGCCGCAGCCCCCCGCCGGCCGTTTCCGACGGACCATTTCCGACCGGCCGCCGCGGCGAAGGGGAAGGACAAtttcgtcttttcatcaaaaaatttaaaattatcctatacttaaaaatcttaccaaacataatattattttaccccATATTAATCCATTCTAACACaattattttctttatcatttacatactaatcattaaTTTATCCTACTCTGACCAAACGTAGcctaattatataaaattaagaAAGACCAACCCTAGCTTCAGCGCAGGGGAGCTTCAAGCCTGGAAAGGGGCTTGGAAGGGTATATATTTTCGTTTATTCCGGAAAATGAGCTGTTCTAGAAATATCATACATACTATTTTGGACACAATCAATGGCAGATTTGTGTGAAATTGTTATCTTTCTGCATATACCCTGATTtccttttgttttgttttgtaaaaataaagcaGCATGTCGCACAATGAAACAAATGGTGAAGATATACGATTTAACAGGGAAGAggacgatgatgatgatgaagaaggaGATGGTAGGGGGCTTGATGCATGGGAAAGGGCATATGCTGATGAGAGATCTTGGGAGTTTCTTCAAGAGGATGAATATGGGCTTCTCCGCCCTATTGACAACAAAACCCTTCAACATGCTCAATATCGTCGACGTCTTCGCACTGCGACATCTGTCCGAATTCAGAAAGGCCTGATTCGTTATTTGTACATTGTTCTTGATTTATCTCGGGTATGTAAATTAAACAGTTTTCCATCATGAAAGTAATCTCTTCTTGATGATTTGCTGTAAAT containing:
- the LOC140806588 gene encoding proline transporter 1-like, which produces MAGKREEEEGLALVISEEEVIGLLSGAGEEGGGEVVLEMGGQGGDDSVGSSAAAGKVYSDDHLAVEIPDTAHQISHDSWFQVGFVLTTGINSAYVLGYSGTVMVPLGWIGGVVGLILATAISLYANALVAELHEFGGKRHIRYRDLAGFIYGRKAYSLTWALQYVNLFMINVGFIILAGQAFKAFYVLFHGDNSMKLPYAIAIAGLACALFAMAIPHLSALRIWLAFSTFFSLVYIIIGFALALKDGTEAPPRDYEIPGSVTDKIFTTIGASANLVFAFNTGMLPEIQATVRKPVVENMMKALYFQFTLGVVPMFAVTFMGYWAYGSKTSAYLLNNVNGPTWIKAFANISAFLQTIIALHIFASPMYEYLDTKYGIKGSALSLRNLSFRILVRGGYLGMTSFVAALLPFLGDFMSLTGAISTFPLTFILANHMYLVAKKNKLTSLQKSWHWLNVLVFGCMSVAAAISAVRLIAVDSSTYHVFADL